From a region of the Thermomicrobium roseum DSM 5159 genome:
- the asd gene encoding aspartate-semialdehyde dehydrogenase, with product MSDRIDVAILAATGSVGQRFVQLLAGHPWFRIAELVASDRSAGKRYAEAVNWRISAAPPEEVRDLVVKHIEEPINSPIVFSALPGGVAGPIEEALAAEGKKVFTNARDHRMDPDVPLLIPEVNPDHARAIERQRQLRGWREGFIVANPNCSTIHLVLALKPIHDAFGIERGIVTTLQASSGAGYPGVPSLDLIDNVIPYIGGEEEKIEAESRKILGRWIDGTFEDAPIVLSAHCNRVPVRDGHLETVSLDLHRSATPAEVIDVLRAFRALPQELELPSAPRHPVIVLEEPDRPQPVLDRDAERGMASVVGRVRPCSVFDIRFVVLGHNTIRGAAGASVLNAELFYREGLL from the coding sequence GTGTCCGATCGAATCGACGTCGCCATCCTAGCGGCAACCGGTAGCGTCGGCCAGCGCTTCGTCCAACTCCTCGCTGGCCACCCCTGGTTCCGGATCGCTGAACTCGTCGCGAGCGACCGCTCGGCCGGGAAGCGCTATGCGGAAGCGGTGAACTGGCGCATCAGCGCTGCCCCGCCAGAAGAAGTGCGCGATCTTGTGGTGAAGCACATCGAAGAACCGATCAACAGCCCGATCGTCTTCTCGGCCCTTCCCGGTGGGGTCGCTGGGCCGATCGAGGAGGCGTTGGCCGCTGAAGGAAAGAAGGTGTTCACGAACGCGCGCGACCATCGGATGGATCCGGATGTGCCCCTTCTCATCCCCGAGGTGAACCCCGATCATGCCCGGGCGATCGAGCGACAGCGGCAGCTCCGCGGATGGCGCGAGGGGTTCATCGTGGCCAACCCCAACTGCTCGACGATCCATCTCGTCCTCGCACTCAAGCCGATTCACGATGCGTTCGGGATCGAGCGAGGCATCGTCACCACACTCCAGGCATCCTCGGGTGCCGGCTATCCTGGTGTTCCTTCACTCGATCTGATCGATAACGTCATCCCGTACATCGGTGGAGAAGAAGAAAAGATCGAGGCCGAATCACGTAAGATCCTCGGTCGCTGGATCGACGGTACCTTCGAGGACGCTCCGATCGTGCTCAGTGCGCACTGCAATCGAGTCCCCGTGCGCGACGGACACCTGGAGACCGTGAGCCTGGATCTCCATCGTTCGGCGACCCCGGCGGAGGTAATCGACGTGCTGCGAGCGTTCCGTGCGCTTCCACAGGAACTGGAACTCCCCAGTGCTCCCCGTCACCCCGTCATCGTGCTCGAGGAGCCCGACCGGCCGCAGCCGGTGCTCGACCGAGACGCCGAACGTGGTATGGCATCGGTCGTCGGCCGGGTTCGGCCTTGCTCGGTGTTCGACATCCGGTTCGTCGTCCTCGGCCACAACACGATCCGCGGAGCCGCCGGAGCCTCGGTCTTGAACGCCGAGCTTTTCTACCGCGAAGGGTTGCTCTAG
- a CDS encoding polysaccharide deacetylase family protein, whose translation MYHYIRPRPGPDDPIGRALSVEPAEFAAQIHWLSTHGYTPITLSELEAIRRGDQPAPAKPIVLTFDDGYRDFYEHAWPILRQYNFHATIFVITGLLDSPRYLTWEMVRELDRSGAIEIGAHTVHHVDLTQVSDAQLRAELTECATALREALGHPVLSFAYPAGKIDQRVKAATAAAGYRMAVTTQPGRAGADDDPLALPRLRVSGEMTLEQFAALLTVSS comes from the coding sequence ATGTATCATTACATTCGTCCGCGCCCGGGCCCCGATGACCCGATCGGTCGGGCCCTCTCGGTCGAACCAGCCGAGTTCGCAGCACAGATCCACTGGCTTTCCACCCATGGCTACACGCCGATAACGCTTTCCGAACTCGAAGCGATCCGACGGGGTGACCAACCTGCTCCAGCCAAGCCGATCGTTCTCACGTTCGACGACGGCTACCGTGACTTCTACGAGCATGCATGGCCGATCCTGCGCCAGTACAACTTTCATGCCACGATCTTCGTGATCACCGGATTGCTCGACTCGCCGCGCTATCTTACTTGGGAGATGGTTCGTGAACTCGATCGCTCAGGGGCGATCGAAATCGGCGCTCATACGGTCCATCACGTCGATTTGACCCAGGTGTCCGATGCGCAACTGCGAGCAGAACTCACCGAGTGCGCGACGGCGCTTCGCGAGGCACTCGGTCACCCGGTTCTCTCCTTTGCTTATCCCGCTGGCAAGATCGATCAGCGCGTGAAAGCAGCGACTGCTGCGGCAGGCTACCGCATGGCGGTCACCACTCAGCCAGGCCGAGCCGGTGCGGACGATGACCCGCTCGCTCTTCCTCGCCTCCGCGTTTCAGGAGAGATGACACTCGAGCAATTCGCAGCACTGCTGACTGTGTCCAGCTGA
- the cimA gene encoding citramalate synthase translates to MSENGERRVVIYDTTLRDGTQGSGVSLTTEDKLKIARALDELGVAYIEGGWPGSNPKDMAFFERARHQQWRHARITAFGSTRRAGGTVEEDVNLRLLLEAETPAVTIVGKASPFQVRVILGTTLDENLRMVAESVAFLKAAGREVIFDAEHFFDGYAEDPDYALAVLRAACDAGADAVVLCDTNGGTLTDPLVRAVRHALSSVSCTVGIHTHNDCELAVANTIAAVLAGAMHVQGTMNGLGERIGNANLCSIIPILEYKLGYRCLPPGNLRKLTETSRYVAEVANLAHDPRLPFVGAFAFTHKAGLHVNAIAKHPSAYEHIPPEVVGNTRHVLVSELSGRSNIVVKARSFGIELGDKPEVVRRVLEQIKELEFHGYWFEDADASLELLIRRNLPDYRPPFEVLDYTVLTEYRNGRGMLAEAMVKLRIGQHVFHTAAEGNGPVNALDRATRKALQEFYPEIAAVDLEDYKVRVLDDHHGTGAKVRVWIRSGDAHGSWNTVGSSENIIEASWLALADSLAYPLVTRPELAARIPELVSAVS, encoded by the coding sequence ATGAGCGAGAACGGCGAACGACGAGTGGTCATCTACGATACGACGTTGCGGGATGGGACGCAGGGATCCGGTGTCTCCCTAACGACAGAAGATAAATTGAAGATCGCCCGGGCATTGGACGAACTGGGTGTGGCCTATATCGAGGGTGGCTGGCCCGGCTCCAATCCGAAGGACATGGCGTTTTTCGAGCGTGCCCGACACCAGCAGTGGCGACACGCCAGGATCACTGCCTTCGGAAGCACACGCCGAGCCGGCGGAACGGTCGAAGAGGACGTCAACTTGCGTCTCCTGTTGGAAGCGGAGACACCGGCGGTGACGATCGTCGGCAAAGCGTCACCGTTTCAAGTGCGCGTAATCCTCGGCACGACCCTCGATGAGAATCTCCGGATGGTTGCGGAATCGGTCGCCTTTCTCAAGGCGGCAGGACGCGAAGTGATCTTCGATGCCGAGCACTTCTTCGATGGGTATGCGGAGGATCCGGACTACGCGCTCGCCGTTCTACGGGCGGCCTGCGATGCTGGCGCGGACGCGGTGGTGCTGTGCGACACCAACGGTGGAACACTGACGGACCCACTCGTGCGGGCAGTGCGGCATGCGCTCTCCTCGGTCTCCTGTACTGTGGGCATTCACACACACAACGACTGCGAACTGGCTGTCGCCAACACGATCGCCGCAGTTCTGGCTGGTGCCATGCATGTTCAGGGGACGATGAATGGGCTCGGGGAACGGATCGGGAACGCCAATCTCTGTTCGATCATCCCGATTCTCGAGTACAAGCTGGGCTATCGCTGCTTGCCGCCGGGTAATCTGCGTAAGCTCACCGAGACGTCTCGATACGTTGCGGAGGTCGCCAACCTGGCGCACGATCCTCGCCTCCCATTCGTGGGAGCCTTCGCGTTCACGCACAAGGCCGGACTGCACGTGAATGCGATCGCCAAGCACCCCTCGGCCTACGAGCACATTCCGCCGGAAGTAGTGGGCAATACTCGGCACGTCCTCGTCAGCGAACTGAGCGGTCGGAGCAACATTGTCGTGAAGGCGAGGAGCTTCGGCATCGAGCTCGGCGACAAGCCGGAGGTCGTGCGACGTGTCCTGGAGCAGATCAAGGAACTCGAGTTTCACGGTTATTGGTTCGAGGACGCTGATGCATCATTGGAACTCTTGATCCGCCGCAACCTGCCCGACTACCGACCACCGTTCGAGGTGCTCGACTATACGGTCCTGACCGAATATCGCAATGGGCGCGGCATGCTCGCTGAGGCGATGGTGAAGTTGCGCATCGGCCAGCACGTCTTCCACACCGCGGCCGAGGGTAACGGACCAGTGAACGCCCTGGACCGGGCTACTCGCAAGGCGCTGCAGGAGTTCTATCCGGAGATCGCTGCGGTAGACCTCGAGGACTATAAGGTACGCGTCCTCGATGATCATCACGGAACGGGCGCGAAGGTGCGCGTCTGGATCCGCTCCGGTGACGCGCATGGCAGTTGGAACACGGTCGGTTCCTCGGAGAACATCATCGAGGCGTCCTGGTTGGCATTGGCTGATAGCCTGGCCTATCCGCTGGTGACCCGGCCAGAACTCGCCGCTCGCATTCCTGAGCTCGTATCAGCTGTTTCGTGA
- a CDS encoding homoserine dehydrogenase — METVGIALLGVGTIGSAVLRMIREERERIAERTGLFLDVRWGLARHRERVVQAGLSERAATTSIEPILADPSVQVVVEVLGGEEPAAAYMKRALEAGKHVVTANKEALSKHFAELVAAAREHQRALLFEASVGAGIPLMVSLRQLLTTNRLHRIRGIVNGTTNFILTLMAEEGVPYQEALRQAQELGYAEPDPTADVEGYDAAYKLSILASLAAGRHIRPEVVERRGITTVTPDQILDARTRGGAMKLLAEAELADETWRLRVRPVFVPASDLLAHVRLNLNAIELTGDRVGTIVLYGPGAGPSPTASAVIADVLDAVRFGPALLPNLEPAT; from the coding sequence ATGGAGACCGTCGGGATCGCGCTGCTTGGAGTGGGAACGATCGGAAGCGCCGTGCTCCGCATGATCCGCGAGGAGCGTGAGCGCATCGCCGAGCGGACTGGACTCTTCTTGGACGTGCGCTGGGGGCTCGCGCGGCACCGTGAACGTGTTGTCCAGGCTGGCCTTAGCGAGCGGGCGGCGACGACGTCGATCGAGCCGATCTTGGCGGATCCGTCGGTTCAAGTCGTTGTCGAGGTGCTCGGGGGAGAGGAACCAGCAGCGGCCTATATGAAACGTGCGCTCGAGGCGGGTAAACATGTCGTCACGGCCAACAAGGAGGCCCTGAGCAAGCACTTTGCTGAGCTGGTCGCGGCAGCCCGGGAACACCAGCGGGCCCTGCTGTTCGAGGCGAGTGTCGGGGCAGGAATTCCGCTCATGGTCAGCCTGCGGCAGCTCTTGACCACGAATCGTCTGCACCGCATCCGCGGCATCGTGAACGGCACGACGAATTTCATCCTGACTCTCATGGCAGAAGAAGGGGTACCCTATCAGGAGGCGCTGCGACAAGCGCAAGAACTCGGGTACGCAGAACCAGATCCAACCGCCGATGTCGAGGGTTACGATGCTGCCTACAAGCTGAGCATTCTCGCCTCATTGGCCGCAGGCAGGCATATCCGGCCGGAAGTGGTGGAGCGGCGCGGTATCACCACTGTGACGCCGGATCAGATCCTCGACGCGCGTACCCGCGGTGGAGCGATGAAGTTGCTCGCCGAGGCGGAGTTGGCTGACGAGACTTGGCGATTGCGCGTGCGACCGGTTTTCGTCCCAGCGAGCGATCTTCTGGCGCACGTTCGTTTGAATCTCAACGCCATCGAGTTGACTGGGGATCGAGTGGGAACCATCGTCCTGTACGGGCCGGGTGCTGGACCGTCACCGACCGCGAGTGCAGTGATCGCTGACGTTCTCGATGCTGTTCGCTTCGGACCAGCGCTCCTGCCTAACCTCGAGCCAGCTACCTGA
- a CDS encoding MBL fold metallo-hydrolase, with protein MTFDVTWYAQSAFRIDVAGLRLYHDPFQIPDGEPTADVILISHEHFDHCSPPDIARIRDVHKTFVVANPTAANTRELEPPVHVIRPGGEVQYGRLSIRAVPAYNLNKFRSPGVPFHPREKEHVGFICRAEGVTWYFAGDTDAIPEMAQFGPVDYAFLPVSGTYVMTAEEAAEAVRMLQPRVVIPMHYGTVVGSVEDARRLAALVGDVAEVRILEPRGRPS; from the coding sequence ATGACTTTCGACGTCACGTGGTACGCTCAGTCGGCCTTCCGGATCGACGTTGCTGGGCTGCGTCTCTATCATGACCCTTTCCAGATTCCGGACGGTGAGCCGACTGCTGATGTCATTTTGATCAGCCATGAGCACTTCGATCACTGCTCACCGCCCGACATCGCGAGGATCCGCGACGTTCACAAGACGTTCGTCGTAGCGAATCCCACTGCGGCGAATACTCGTGAACTCGAACCCCCCGTTCACGTGATCAGGCCGGGCGGTGAAGTGCAGTATGGTCGCTTGTCGATTCGTGCGGTACCAGCTTATAACTTGAATAAGTTTCGCAGCCCTGGTGTGCCCTTCCATCCTCGAGAAAAGGAGCATGTCGGGTTCATTTGCCGAGCAGAGGGTGTCACCTGGTATTTCGCCGGTGACACCGACGCCATACCGGAGATGGCGCAGTTCGGTCCGGTCGATTATGCCTTTCTCCCCGTCAGCGGGACCTACGTTATGACGGCAGAAGAAGCCGCGGAGGCCGTACGCATGCTCCAACCGCGTGTCGTGATCCCCATGCATTATGGGACGGTCGTCGGGTCGGTGGAGGACGCTCGACGTTTGGCTGCGCTCGTCGGTGATGTCGCGGAGGTCAGGATCTTGGAGCCCCGTGGTCGTCCGAGCTGA
- a CDS encoding thiamine pyrophosphate-binding protein, with protein MRVTGGEAVVRTLERLGVEVVFGIPGVHTLAIYDALYSSPIRHVLARHEQGAGFMADGYARVSGKPGVAIVITGPGVTNIATAIGEAYADSSPVVVIASNVEQAWQGQMLGHLHDCKDQLGIMRVVTKWADRARSVEDVPRLLRTAFAEAISGRRRPTHLEVPLDVLHGSGDIELAHLAPLSMERSQPRRSAIELAARMIEEAERVVLYCGGGVVASGATAELSALAERLGAAVITSLQGKGAIPEDHPRCLGNLWEPENAVERVLRESDLVIVIGSKLGAQDTANGRLPLPDRRIRIDIDAQEILRNYPPTLPIVADARETVRALLSELTSRGITKQGWPVDVLQATKREALATAWGAGQAEWLRAIRAVLPRDGILVSDMTMMAYVGNRHYPVYEPGTYLFPTGYGTLGFALPAAIGAKIARPEAAVVALVGDGGYQFTMQELATAVQFRIGIPIILFNDASYTAVKDEQARSFGGRFIAVDLVNPDFQKLAAAYGIPSEYVTSPQTLEGAIARALERDLPTLIEVPIDFPLGA; from the coding sequence ATGCGGGTTACTGGTGGAGAAGCGGTCGTCCGCACGCTCGAGCGGCTCGGCGTGGAGGTCGTTTTTGGCATCCCGGGTGTTCATACGTTGGCGATCTACGATGCGCTCTATTCGTCGCCGATCCGACATGTGCTCGCGCGGCATGAGCAGGGTGCGGGCTTTATGGCCGATGGGTACGCGCGGGTTTCGGGGAAGCCCGGTGTGGCCATCGTCATTACCGGACCGGGCGTTACGAACATCGCTACAGCGATCGGCGAAGCGTATGCCGATTCCTCACCAGTCGTCGTCATCGCGTCGAACGTCGAGCAAGCCTGGCAGGGGCAGATGCTCGGCCACTTGCACGATTGCAAGGATCAGCTCGGCATCATGCGTGTGGTCACCAAATGGGCAGATCGTGCGCGCTCAGTGGAGGATGTCCCCCGACTCCTCCGCACAGCGTTCGCGGAAGCGATCAGTGGGCGACGACGCCCGACGCATCTGGAGGTTCCCTTGGATGTTCTCCATGGTTCTGGCGATATCGAGTTGGCTCACCTCGCACCGCTGTCGATGGAGCGCTCCCAACCGAGGCGGTCAGCCATCGAGCTGGCAGCTCGCATGATCGAGGAAGCGGAGCGCGTGGTTCTCTACTGTGGTGGGGGCGTGGTCGCTAGTGGCGCAACGGCTGAACTCAGTGCGTTGGCTGAACGCTTGGGAGCGGCGGTCATCACCTCCTTGCAGGGAAAGGGCGCGATTCCGGAGGATCACCCTCGTTGTCTCGGGAATCTCTGGGAACCCGAAAACGCGGTCGAGCGCGTCTTGCGCGAATCGGATCTGGTCATCGTGATCGGATCCAAGCTGGGTGCACAAGATACGGCGAATGGGCGTTTGCCGCTCCCGGACCGGCGCATCCGGATCGACATCGATGCCCAGGAGATCTTGCGCAACTATCCGCCGACGCTCCCGATCGTCGCTGATGCACGCGAAACGGTGCGGGCCCTGCTGAGCGAGCTAACGTCGCGCGGCATCACCAAGCAGGGATGGCCTGTCGACGTCTTACAGGCGACCAAGCGTGAGGCGCTCGCGACGGCTTGGGGGGCAGGTCAGGCTGAATGGCTCCGAGCCATCCGTGCCGTGCTGCCGCGGGATGGCATTCTGGTCAGCGACATGACGATGATGGCCTACGTCGGCAACCGGCACTATCCGGTCTACGAGCCAGGAACATACCTTTTCCCGACCGGTTATGGCACGCTTGGGTTCGCGTTGCCGGCAGCGATCGGAGCGAAAATCGCGCGTCCCGAAGCTGCGGTCGTCGCGCTCGTCGGCGATGGCGGGTACCAGTTCACCATGCAAGAACTCGCCACGGCAGTCCAATTCCGGATCGGGATCCCGATCATTCTCTTCAACGATGCCAGCTACACGGCGGTCAAGGACGAACAAGCACGCTCGTTCGGAGGGCGCTTCATCGCGGTGGACTTGGTCAATCCTGACTTTCAGAAGCTCGCGGCTGCGTATGGCATTCCGAGCGAGTACGTGACCAGTCCCCAGACGCTCGAGGGAGCGATCGCGCGGGCACTGGAACGTGACCTTCCAACGTTGATCGAAGTGCCCATCGATTTTCCACTCGGTGCGTGA